The stretch of DNA GATACTGAGCAGAAAGAAGTCCTCTGGGATTGTCGTTTTTGCTTGTTGTGTTGTATCAGGCGAAGAGAAATATACCTCTGCCATTCAAGAGCTGTTTGTTGGTATAGCATAGTTACAGCTGGCAGTAAATTGGACGGTAATAAAGTGTGTCAGGTTAGGAGTAGTGTTTCTCTTTGGAATAGGGCTTAATGAAGCATTGGATACCTGGGCGAAATAAAGTTCTTAGATTATGGTTTCGCAAAGTGAGGTATCAGGAGAAGAGAAACGTGCCTGTGCACATGGAAGAGCAATTCCCTATGTTTATGTGATCAGTAGAAATACTGCGATAAACTGGCTCTTCAAGCATCCATAGAACCGATCTGATGTCTCAATAGATATGGTAGAATGGATGAATTGGAATGTAGGTCTGGGCGATCAATGGACGCATTGTAAGCTAGACAAGACATTCAGGTCATGCAACCAGTTAATACTAAAGACAACATTCATGAGTCTTCGTTGATTAGATGATATAGAGATTCATGAGTCTGTGAGTAAATGATACTGGTGTAGATAAAGCATGACGAGGTTTTCGCGGAGAGGCATCATGCTTGCATGGTGGGCCTGTTATGTTGAAAATCTGAAATGTCGTATTGATTAACATCAATCCAAGGTTAAGGTCCAAGGTTCTTGATAGTGAGTCATACGACGAATGGTTTCTCGGAGACACTAGTCTCTATGGAACGAGCTTACGGTTCCTGGAACTGGGTAAGCTAAGTCTAGACATGTTCCATGAGAAACAAGTAACATGGCGAAAGCTGTGTTGAGAGAACCTTCTGTAGGTTCATGGGTGTGATGATTTCGTGTCAGTGCACTGGCGTACTAAATCAAACAGAACCCTTGTGTACTTGGGCTACCAGGTACGGTTCCATTAGGAACATTTTGATATGATCTTCAGTTTGTGAATAGAGTTGTTGTCTAATACAGACTTGTACTCTATACACAGGACcgcagttgttatcgcattcattGCGAATATACTGGTCGAAGATCACGGGAAAATTCGGTCAATCTGTCTTGCTTTTCCTAGCTTGTGCCGAGGACGTCACAAAAGTCaggaatggccgaatgtagtaccgctggtactaactgtcatggtataggacagattggcttatgtgtgtggggttggcgggagtcttaaggtgactccctctcccaaccaccgtagtacggttggctcagttgctcgtgggccatggggtcgtacggacggacccaacccataagtctgaatcgtagtacctggctatgacatTGGTAactcattgtcaggtattttacaatttctagaaaattctttattctttttaacatttatatgcttctgactatgttttatgcgatttatgttacttattcgcgataattttgacactgagaaggtagggtgagaaataaaaacaaccccaCTAGCACACGGTTCATGacgtgactaacttcattctaagaaattttccgcagcatggccgttactccaatttttgaattcccttcttctacattttccttaataacttttcttgtggtggtcggattgagctgaaatttttacacaacctcctcagataaccaaggaacttatttccaaatgatgggaacgctaacttttatatttattaagttatagcacgaaatatagcgctggggtcgttcaacgaccccgcttggcggcctagaggttaataTAGACTCTTTGGTACTCTCTAAGAAATCTCTTGTCCATTTTATAAcacgaaaattatttttaaatgcattttttgataaatattttaatgatttttttgaggttagaaacgtCTAGAAAGAGACTAAGAGTGACAAAGCGAAaggaaaatagaataaatttgaccgttacaccaatttttgaattcccctcttcttacattttttgttaataactttttatttggtggtcggattgacctcaaatttttacacaatcttcttagataaccaaggaacttatttccagaaGCTTGGGTCTATACCTATAAGAACTGAGGCGCAATTAATcgaaatatagctctggggtcggtcacctacccctcacatagtatacggagggttaaaaaaaatatactaaaatttttataaaaaaaaacaaaattatatattttgcaaaattgtttttaggagtattttttgcttttataaacattgaaatatttgaaatcaaatgaaaattttcacttaaaaaaatcaaaaaaatctacaaaattaataaataaaatgaaaagaaatgaaatgaaatggaaTTTCCAACACCCTCTCCCTCCCCAAACCCCTGAATTTCTCCCTGATAATTCCAGCTGGAAaacttcaattgaaaattgtgtCGGAAGAATTATTTAGTGAATCGTATTGAGAAGTGATAGTTGCAATTTCTATATGGAATAATTTAGCAACTTTATGAAATACTCAATTATTCATCTCTTTTATTTCAGATCAATTGCAAATTGCGTCTCTGATGTGATTCTTTTGCTTCCTTTCCTCTCTTTGCTCCCGCTCTCTCTACATTCTGCGGGGTGAAAAGCATCAACTTTTCCCATTGAAAGTtgcttttttataattttttttgtcacatttTCCCTTCTTTCAGTATAATATGGAAAAATGAGAGAAGAAATGGAGCGTCAATAGTTTCCATTTGaagcaaaatgaaattctcatgTTACATTTTAGTTTAGTTTTATTATGTAAGTAATGTCCTTTTCCATCTGAAATctcattactttttttttcacaaatcacACGAAAAATGATTGAACTGGGATTTTATTTCGTCCTTTCGGAGTGTGCTGAAAGTAGGGacgaaaaatgaaagagaaattggAGGACTAATTGTTTATGAGACACGAGGACCGTCTAATCTTGGATgtgttgagaagaaaaaaaaagaagcaaaaaggtcaccaataaatcaattgagcGTCTCATTATAATTGATTGAGGAGATTGAATTAGTTCTTTGGCGAAGCAGAAAATGTAACAAAATACTCGCACCTCCGCTTTTACACCCAGAACGCCCAGAACCCCAACCCCTCGGCCATTGTAGGGTTAATTGCGCCCACATTGTTCTCCAAAATAGGCTTTCagagtgtgaaaaaaaaattgttggaaaattgcgaggatgatttaatatttaaaaagactCACCGCTTCACGGGCGTGTGGACCGTGGACGTGAGGTAACTGTAGTTATCCGTGGAGGCGAGTGGCGTGCTGTTGGCGAGATAGTGGGCAGTGGGTGGCGGCACAAAGCGATCACACTTTGGCGACACATCGCGGAAGCGGTCACTGTACGAGGCCCGATAGCGCGAATTGGGCGACAGGGTGCGATGGTGGACTGAGTAGCGTGTCCCACCATGCTCCCCATAGCCTCCCGTTGAAGATGGCGATGGCGATGGTAAGCCCATGACGAAACGATCACTATTGGGAGCCGGCGATGGTGGTGGCAGGCAGCACGTCACGATGTCATCCGAGAAGCGTTCCGGTGGTGGAGCTGTTGCTGCAATCCGGGCTGTCAGCTGATACTGATCCGGAGGAATGTATCTATATTTGCGAGAAAAGGGATGAAGAAAGTTCCTTTagataaagaatattttctattgtCAAGAGAATCTTTTGTTTAGAGGCTATTGACACTGAGAGAGTCCATCCATTAAGATGAAGATGAGATATTTCATTACAGAGTTCATTGCCTTGTTTGCCACACGTGCTTAGAcaggatttaaattaaatattaaagaagTTTGTTCATCTTTAATTAGTAGGGGAAAAGATGTTTaagaaaagcagaaaaaattaattttggtaGAAGAGAATATTTCGCTTAAATTTCATAGAAAAGATGAGTTGTTCTTGCTTCAGCAAGAAATGTTAGAATATTCTTTACTCTTAAATTAGGAATTGGGCAAGAAATCTGCATGTAAATCAGTTTGTTAAATACTTTATCAATTCTGTAGAAGTAATATCCTTAAAGCAAGCTTTAAAGGCTTTAAAGCTCAGaagctttgagcttttcaaaattattcctCACAATTCATAATTCAGAGATCAAAAACTTTTGTTGCACAGTGTTGCATAGAAATATAAcgcttttatttaatttatttattgaacaataaaacgttttaaactatatttttacggtataaattttaacaaagagAATGTATGTAGTTTGTAGGAAAAAATGTCCTTtgaaatgagagagaaaaaagagaaaataacattacataaaacaataaaattccgtttatttataaacacataaaatccattaaaattcatatcCTTTCATAATGAAGGCCTTTAAATTACATCATGTTGCATGACCTTTATGGCCTTTATGGGATTTTTAAGTCAGCTATACTCATTGTGCTATTTTTAGTATTAATTTTCGTGaagcaaaaacaaagttttttatttaacaatgaaaatttcaatggaaatggctgcagaaaaattgattgatttggaataaaatgtaacaaataaaacaatataaaaaatctgggatttcataaattaatctttatttatGACATTACTTCTTTAAAGACGTTAGAAAGTTTCTTTATcagtataaaatgtttttttttatttggaaattttattttatgaatttgactctaaaaagctctcaaaaacAATATAGTTTATTTAATCAAGTGAATTTTCGAATAAAATGAGTTAAAATGATGttttaaaaaacttcaattaacTTAAAATCATCAATATTAACTCTTTCAAACCTGAGGAAGGAGACAAAAGTCTACGAAACGTTGAAAGCTCACATGGCAAGCTTTTTGTCGCATTCTCAACTTATTGcgagaaaatgtttaaaatcaaaagaaattataccaaataattaaaaaaaataaatttcaataaataaataaactttttaaccCCTCCATTAAAACTCCCCCGCAGTACagtacaaaaattatttcttcatgaATTCTATTTTGaggagattttttaattttagttgtGAGAACAATATTGtttttcatgggaaattcCGGAAGATTAAAGCGCTAATTCGGCATTCATGAACTCTTTGTGAGTGGGTGGTGGTAGGTAAGAAAGCAATCCCGACGAAAGCTTCCGCTCattgaattatatatataggtaGGCAACGGTGTATTTTAGGAGGAAGAGAAAGGTTTTCCTTTGATGGGGCAAGCAGAAAAGGATATTATCCTGCGATCAGAGAGCTATTTGCTGAACAAGCAAATTCGTCCTCAATCTAATCGCGCGCGCGATAAGAGCCTATATATTGAGTAGGGGAAGCGGAGGGGAGGGGGTGCTCTGCGTGGGATGGAAGAGTCCATTTTTTGTGGGAATGgttgacaaaataaaataaataaaaaactgtACTCACCGACTGGGCGACACAATGTTCCCGTACGTGGCATCTTGTGTGTCTCGATCCTTCAGGCTGGAATGCCCAGGTGGGGCGAGCTGGAAGTGGGCTCCACCATGGGATGTGGTGGAGCCCTTCCGGCGATTGATTGTGGTGTTGCAGCCCACACTGACGCACATGCCACCATTGTGAGACACGATGAGGCTGTCTGGGTGTGCGGATGCAGTGGCAGAAGATGAGCTGGTGGATTTTAGTGACTGTGGATGCTTGTGGTAGTCACTTCCGTCGTCAGACGACATCCACAATGCCTTTTCCCTCCCCGAACACTTTTCCAATTTCACTTAAAATCTCCCACAACGCTGTGCCCCCTTTTACACACAGCAGATTCCTCCGTTTAGGCGCTACGGTGTGGCCGTTTTCACGCACAGAATGAATTTTCCGTGATGGTGCagaaaaatcgattttatcCTCCTGTGTGATGACGAACAAGGAGTGGAAATTCCACCACCTCACAAGCACCTTTCACCCCCAATTTCTATCACAATTCCACAGCGGCAGTGCTCACGATTACCCTTGTGTATCAGTGGATGCTCATAGTGTCCTCTGAGACAGACTTTTCCTCCTGTGAAAATCCAACTCTCTGTGCTTTTCTTGTTGCTGATACAATGGACATACAAAGCTCACCCCAacagtttttctttcaccccCCAAAAATGATTCCTTCTCCCACTGTGGTATGCACTTCTCGTGACCTCTTGCACTATGCCCCGAACTCTTCActattttgcatgaattttcaccaaGTTTGTCTTtgccacaaaaagaaaatttttcccgtgttttgggggaaaagaaaacttttttctgcccaaagaaaagtgaaatgtaaaatttttcatgcgCGCGCATGTCCTGTTTCATCAATGTTGCCCTCCTGCTGATGTTAAAGGATCCCTCAAAGAATCTTCTGTGGCGCAGGAGTAAACTGTATGGGTAGCAGTGTGGGTGAAtttgggaatattttataaaaaggaGCAGGATGGCGAGGACAATGCGAAGGAGCTGCAATGAAACGTTACGTATAAAATGGACGATGAGTCCTAAAAAAGTGCTAAATTCTCCGGATGATGGAAATCAGCAGGAAATCACGCAGCAAAACCTGAAGGAATTTAGCGCGAAGAGCAGAAGCTTCTTTGAGGCgcgaaaaaataataatttaaatttgcaaaGGATTCTTTTGAGGATTGTTAAGGAGAGAAAAGAGAATAATTCTGTaatagaaattgagaaattttctttcatcaagGTTTATTGTTAGAGGGTCTAAACTGCTCCAATTAAAGGACCtaaagtaagaaaataaaattcataaaccatccttaaaaattaagaataaaaaacatctttgatttcaaaatttcatttgatttatttcctaACGTTAAGTTTTAAGAGTATAAAAGAACAACACTTAAAAGTTCCTTTTCAAATCactttcaaaatgattttttcttcaaaaagtttccttctAAACGAAAAACGGAAGACACTTAAAGATTCCTGAGTCATTTGGCCACTTTCTCCTGTTCCGGTGGAACTTCGTACTGCTCCCTCGTATCTCCGGGAATGCTTTTGCTTGCCGGCCGGAGAATTATGTGAGCAATGCACGTAATGAATGCTCCTGCCGCAAAAACGCGGAAACTCACTTTGCCGCCCAAGCGTTTGTACATTTGTCCACCAATTAGGCTTCCAATGGCAAATCCCAGTCCATCATCCATACCCGCCACAAGGCCCTGCATTGTGGCTGATGTTCCAGGAGGTGCAATGGCTGAGGCATAGGCTACAATGCAGGTGTAGCAGAGGGCATAGGTGGCTCCCTGCATGAAGAGCTCAACGGGGACAAGGTACCAGGGGTTGGGGATGGCTGAGATGAGAGCCAGACGTATGGAGTAGGTGAAGAAGCAGAGACTCAGGCAATGTACAAAGCCAATACGCTTCAGAATCTTCCCGGAAATGAGGAAGAATAGAATTTCCCCACCGAGGCATTCCGCTGCCACCACACAGccctcaattaatttaattgatgcCTCATAGCCCGTCTCCGCGGCTACCTCCTCCAGATGCCAGAACATGTAGTAGATTATGAAGGAATCAATAATTCCAGCAATTGTGGCAAAAATCAGGAAAGTGGAGATATCAGGACGACGCAGGACTTTCAGCACATCCTTTAGAATTGATTCTGAAGAAGAAAGTTGTGGCAACTggccaggaaaaaaaataaattttaaaaatattttcacgacCATCACTGTAAAagttaacgttttttttacctttagcCTTGTCACTGTTAGAAGATCAAGAGCACTGAAGATTAGCATTATTACAATTGCCGGACCGATGCTCTTGACAATCCCTTCAGTGCCTAGATCAACGGCAATGCCCCCAATGAGGGCTGTCAGTCCAAATCCAATTGTTCCCCAAACTCTCTGCTGCCCATACTTCATCTCCTGACTCTCACCCAACACGTCAAAGCACACAGCATCACTTAGGCTGTTTATCACGTTAAATGCAATCGTCCCCACGCACATGAGTACGACGAATGTCCAGAAAATACTTGGCATCTCTAGTGCTAAATCCGTGTGTTCTGTGCAGGATAAATCACAGAATCCCTTGAGGGAGCTCTGAAGGGTGTTGTGGGCACAGAAATCCCCTCCTGTTGCATTTATCTTCCCCTCAATGTCTTGCACAACATTTGAGCAATTTACTGAGCACTGCACTGTCACCCAGGAGCTGTTCAAACTCTCCGGCGAGGCGCAGAGGattgtttgggaaatattcaaGGAGAGACTGTGATGCTTTCCTGCTACTTCCTGTGGCTGCGGGAGGATGTAGAAGCCAGCATAGCACAATGTCATCAATAGAATAATTGCCATGAAAATTACTTTCCTCAGACTCTGCACAAAAAACATGAAgcttttaagcatttttatttacttcttcttctacgtaaaaaaataaacctcaTGCTGATTTATCTTCTGATAAGACTCCTCAAATTGTTCCCGATCTATTTCTTATCTTGAGAAACTAGCTTCAGAGGTTTTTGCACCTCCCCCACCTCTGTAAATACTCATAATTACTCAAGGAAGTGATTAATGACACAAATAGTGTGGCTGCCATTTAATCCACCCATCCCAGAGATTAGGAAGCACAAgatgtaaataaaaagagtATTTAAGTGCCTcatgtgaataaataaatcttgagAAAACAAAGTTAAATCCTcgtgcaaaaaaagctccaacatGCTGAAAAAGATTCCCGGTTTCCGTGACagtttttgtaatgaaaaagaaaaaaaaaagactgaaATAGAATAAAAGATTATTCTCTCCACCCAAGATTGGCTATCAAAACAAGTTCTGCAAGCTGTCGAAATAAATTCCATCAAGGAATAATTATAGAATTTCCATGCGCGCGAGAATAGCCACAATGGGGGCGTTTTTTGCAGATTAAAACGCGCACGAAACAATAGACATGCAATGAAATTGTAGCCCATTTGATAGGAACTTTGTGATAAAGAGTCTTCTTATCAGGTGATCGTCTCCAAGTCATTTGGGCatgaggagctttttttcataaGCTCTGAGTTTTGATGGAAAGTCTTACCGTGAAGAAATCCGCAAGGAAACCAACAGCTGGCTTCGCAAGGACATACATAATGGGAAGGATGGATGTAATAAGGCCCATAATATCCGGTGGGATGCCCATTTGCTTTCCTATCACATTTATTTGAGGCAATATTGGTCCCATTGCTGGAAAAAAgaggattcatttttttaagagctgaaatgtgtttttttttgggagttaaatatttttgggagaacttaaaaaaatctttttgtgaaaaataaaaatgacttTTCGATTCTGATTAGGTACTTCATCAGGCCCAATTTTTGTCACTGTTTGAGTTTGATTTCTTGTGATTTTATGCTATTTATTACTGAATTTATCGATATTAAGATTAACTGGCAGTCATGGTTCCATTTTAATGACCAGCACTGTAATACTTTCTTTTCAGAAGACTATTCAGGGACTTtgttgttaaattttattgcttctaAATTAGTTAACCAGCTAGAACTATGAGACTTTCTCTTTAcaaactcataaaaaaaaatttccgatattttccaattgataattttaacattaactcattcatttttaaagttatttgtaatagaaaattcattcgaAGCTCTTAACTGAATCCTGAAGCCAAAGAATCATTCATAAGCATTTCCTTCGCTTcatttcattacaaaattcGTAATTTCCCAGCTCAGAGTCTCCCagataaatagaaattaaggaaattaataaaattggaaaCTTACCTgccatgaagaagaaataatggGCTTTAACGGGCACCAACTTCGGGTTAATCCCAAACATCTTTGGGGCTTTGtattctcactctctctcgaCGAAATGTTCCGCACCAAATTCAGGAATTCCACGCACTCACATTCTTCTCAGGCGAAAGTGGTTGCACCCAAAAACTCCCGGTGATTTTCACCTCTCAAACCAGACTGCTGCGGAGAAAAAGGCCAGAAAACTCTGGTGAGGAGATTTGACTCTCAACATTGTCTCGGCAGCCCGTCTGTATTGGTAAAATGTGGTCAGATAAGTGAGCAGCGAATGGTGGCGTGTGAGATGACAAATTAATGTGGATTCCTTCATATAAGTGTCTCTGTGTATTGCTTATCATCTTATCACAGAGATATAATTTCTTAGATTACCGTGAAAATCTCCAAACAAATTCAACCAACATGCGAGTAATGTAGAGCGGGTGGGAACAATGGAATTGTTTGAGAGGAATGTTTTCTTCACTCTCTCACTCAAAATTCTCTCATCACGTGCGGGAAAtgcaaacaaaatgaattgaaaaattttattgaactcacttttcgtgaattttacttattttgtTAAACAACTCAAGAAGATCGCATAAAAATAGGGGAATCAGTGGTAAGGTGAGGAATgaatttcctatttttttttcaattaaaaatatttcattcgtGCCTCAATTGCTGATAATAATTGaagtaaattataatttatggttaagattatttaaaatcattttttttattaaaatttaaatgttaaaaagatAGTTTTTGGGGCTAAATGAAGCACCTTACATGAGGCATATAAAAGCATTCATATTTTTCAgataaatattgaataatttaatgaaagagacgatgaaataaataaaattattcttttaaaagaaagaatatcAAATCTGGTTAAGAAACGTCTTGATTTATTTAACCCCAACCCCCataaaaaacgtttttacaCGTAAcatttataagaaattaaatttctataaAAGTTTCACATCTTTATTATTCATTATTTAATCGATTTAATCCAATTTATTCCTTCTccctttaataaattaatttgaatttcaactctACGTCCGATAAGCAATGCAAAAGAAGCCAAAGTAAAGTAGTTTCCATAGTATAGTGGATGTAATAAAACTGGTCCATGTAAGAAGAAGTGGTTTAGGTATAAAAATAATCCGCGCGCGCGAGGCTTCTTTTTATTGCTCTGTGAAGGACATGCGAATGATCGCACGCAAGAAATTCTCTTGCTCCGTGTATTCCGCAACAAAAAGAAGGAAGTTTAATTGCAAATGTGCGCCAAATAAACTCATCCAGCACTTTgcaatgttgaatttttatgcgGTTTATTGTTTGTAATTTCCTCGTGCAAAACAACTTTATGGCCCAAAAgaccaaagaagaaaaacataataatattgcattttgatgaactttgcagaattttcatgcaaaaggAAGAACCCTGCTTGTCTACACTTTCAAGGGGGCTTTAGCACAAAAATTCTACGGAAATTCATAGAATTccgtggtggaaaaaaaattcccccacTTTGGTGAGATTTTTATCGTGCTAACAGTgagcattaaaaatttaagagacAACAATCTTGCGGTTTTCTGCAAAAAACCAGGTCAGGAAATCCCCCAAAAACCCCACATCAAATGGAGCAAATAAAATCAGCTGAAGCAGCTGAACTTCTCTTCACTTTCTTCATCACCTCCATCGGCGATCAAGGTGGGAAAATCCCCGTGTCGCGTGGAAATAGTTGGAAGAAAATGGTCTTGATTTGCGAGAGCGTCGTCATCGAAAACTGGAATCTCCCagacagatttttttcttttgctatgCTCGCGAAGTTCTCTCAgaggcttttttttgcaccaccaCCGTACATATATTGTTTCTCATCCAATGAAGCTTTAGAAGTTTTTTGCTGATTTTGCTTGTTGTATAATTCACACCAGGGGGCCTTAAGCATGTATATACTTACAGAAGGTGAAGCTTAATGAAGTGGTTTAAGTGTagtgaaaattgttaattgaAGGTTATTGATTTCTAATCAGATATCTCGAGAATTTAGAAAACGGGAAATGTTTTCTAGTCTGGGATTTCAGTctgaaaatcttgatttttaaGCTGGGACATTCCTGAAGTtccaatatttattgaatCGTTCAGATTTCTagattaaaaatcattcaagtTCTATTCTAAGACTTTCTgccttgaaaaattatattaattcaagaaattttcgaaatttctgagctagaacatttttttctatgtttttggaaaaatctagatattttttttaattcttttgaattttttaagtttccggcttgaaaatcatttaatttcttttcatttcctaaataaaatcacaaacctaaaaatgagaagaaaaaaagaatcgttAAACTAGAAATTTTAGAAGTTTGAAGAAcgaattttcagaaatttctAGCTTTAGGTAATGGTAActaaaaatctgaatatttttcaggtTAGAAAATTCTGAAACTTGCTGAATTTGAATGATTTCAAGACATAATTTTTCTAGCGCTAAAAATATTAGACATTAAGTATTTTTCCATTCAGGAATTTCTAGAACTACGactttgagtaattttttttcaaatgcaaataaaaaaagcgaGGTGAACCTCTTTTAAGAATAGTTtaacaaacattaaaaaccTTATGTTTAACCCCATTCTCTCCTAGTTAATACGTTTTGATCTCTTCAATTATGAATCATCcctatttttcaacttttcataattattttactGCGAAAAAATCCTTATGATCAAAACAAGTCATTGTGTTAATTACTTGGCCCACATCAGCAGTGTACGCGTCTAACCAACTGCTCAAATAATTTGTAGGAGTTATTAACCCCCCGGTGAAACCCACTCTTGGGCTAGACTACCTCATGCTTCAGTGGATTTTTATTCTCCTTACTGGAAGTTTTCGCCTTCAGTCTATCGTTGTCTGTCTGCGGTGCTGCACTCGGAAACTCAGGCAACACCTCTGCGGTCTTCTCCGATTCTACCTGTTGCGcatctttaagttttttttttaaattttaatttcactttcaaaGGTTTCAAAAGTCCaaggaaaatcaaaatcaaaaaaaactttgaaagaaattgaattaatataaTTGCGCGTGTGATTGCTAAAGCCCCTAAAGGTTTAGCTCCTCGGCTTCTTTTTCGCGTGTGAGATCATCTCGCGATCGATGTGCCATCGAAGATTGGTTTTGTGAGGAGT from Lutzomyia longipalpis isolate SR_M1_2022 chromosome 1, ASM2433408v1 encodes:
- the LOC129787658 gene encoding major facilitator superfamily domain-containing protein 6, producing the protein MFGINPKLVPVKAHYFFFMAAMGPILPQINVIGKQMGIPPDIMGLITSILPIMYVLAKPAVGFLADFFTSLRKVIFMAIILLMTLCYAGFYILPQPQEVAGKHHSLSLNISQTILCASPESLNSSWVTVQCSVNCSNVVQDIEGKINATGGDFCAHNTLQSSLKGFCDLSCTEHTDLALEMPSIFWTFVVLMCVGTIAFNVINSLSDAVCFDVLGESQEMKYGQQRVWGTIGFGLTALIGGIAVDLGTEGIVKSIGPAIVIMLIFSALDLLTVTRLKLPQLSSSESILKDVLKVLRRPDISTFLIFATIAGIIDSFIIYYMFWHLEEVAAETGYEASIKLIEGCVVAAECLGGEILFFLISGKILKRIGFVHCLSLCFFTYSIRLALISAIPNPWYLVPVELFMQGATYALCYTCIVAYASAIAPPGTSATMQGLVAGMDDGLGFAIGSLIGGQMYKRLGGKVSFRVFAAGAFITCIAHIILRPASKSIPGDTREQYEVPPEQEKVAK